The genomic interval CGGCCTGGCCCCTGGGGCTGCTGGCGGTGGCGGTGGCCTTTCTGGCCTGGCATTGGGCGCCAGCGCGTCCCCTCTGCTGGTTGCTGGTGGGGCTCCTCTGGGCCCAGTTCCGGACTTGCGACCTGCTGTGTCACCCCTTCCCGGCGGAATTGGCGCGCGCGGATCTGCGCCTGGAGGGTCGGGTGGCCTCGCTGCCGGAATCCAAGTCCGGCGGCACGCGCTTCCAGTTTCGTATCGAGCGTGCCTGGCGGGGTGAGGAGGAACTGGGGTTCAGGGGCCTGGTCCGCCTGACCTGGCGGGGGGCTCCGCCCCTACGGGTGGGGGAGGCTCGCGCCCTGGGGGTGCGGCTCAAGCCCCCCCATGGCTTCGCCAATCCCGGCGGCTTTGATTACGAACGCTGGCTGTTCCAGCAAGGCATCGTCGCCACGGGTTATGTGCGCGATGGCGGTGACCTGGGTCTGCTCGACACCGGCGCGGGTCCCTATTGGATCGACCGCTGGCGTCAGGGCCTGAGTGAGCGGCTGCTGGGGAGGGTGCTGGAGGGCTCGCCGGCGGCGGGGCTGGTGGCGGCCCTGGTGCTGGGGGAGACCACGGAGGTGACACCTGCCCAATGGGAGGTGCTGACCCGCACCGGTGTCAATCACCTGGTCTCCATCTCCGGGCTGCATGTGGGCCTGGTGGCGGCCAGTCTCTTCTTCCTGACCCGCTGGTTCTGGTCGCGCTCGCCCTGGCTGGTCTCCCGACTGGCCGCCCCCCGCGCGGGGGCCCTGGGGGGCCTGGTGGCGGCCCTGATCTACAGCGCCCTGGCGGGCTTCGCGGTCTGCACCCAGCGTTCCCTCATCATGTTGGGGGTGGTGCTGGTGGCTCTCCTCTGGTCCCGCACCCCCCGGCCCTGGACGGGGCTGACCTTCGCCCTGGCCGCCGTCCTGCTGTTGGACCCGACGGAAGCGCTGAGTTATGGGCTCTGGCTGTCCTTCGGTGGCGTGGCGGCCCTCATCTATGGTCTCGGCAACCGGCTGGCCCTGGAAGGCCTCTGGCGGCGCTGGGGCCAGGCGCAGTGGGTGGCGACCCTGGGGTTCCTGCCCCTGTTGCTGTTGCTCTTCAGTCGGGCCTCGGTCGTCTCCCCGCTGGTCAACCTGGTGGCGATCCCCCTCTTTGGCCTGCTGCTGCCGCTGGTGTTGATCGCGGCCGCCCTGCTGTTGATGATCGGGATCGCGACACCCCTTATCTGGACCGCCGCCCTGCTGGCCTGGCTGCTGGATGGCCTGACGGCGATCTCGGCCTGGCACTGGGCCTCGGTGGGCATTGCGGCGCGGCCAGACTGGGCCTGGGTGGCGGCCTTCGGCGGGGCCCTGCTGCTACTGGCGCCCCGCGGGATTCCGGGGCGCTGGCTGGGTCTGCCCCTGCTGCTGCCCCTCGGGCTGCTGACCCCGCCCGCGCCGCCCACCGGGGAGGCCTGGCTGCGGTTACTCGACGTGGGGCAGGGGCTCTCCGCCGTGGTCCGCACCGCCCATCATGTCCTGGTCTTCGATACGGGTCCGGCCTTCCTGGGCGGTTTCAACACGGGCGAGGCCGTCGTGGTGCCCTACCTGCGGGACCAGGGCCTGAGCCGGATCAATACCCTGGTTCTGAGCCATGGGGATCAGGATCATGTCGGCGGCTTCGCGGGCCTGGCCGCTCAGATGCCGATTGACCGCATCCTGGCCGGAGAGCCGGGAGACCTGGCCGATCCCCGGGCGGAGCCCTGTCTCGCAGGCCAGGGCTGGAACTGGGATGGGGTAGACTTCGCGGTGCTCTATCCGGCTCAGGCCGGGCTGGAGGGCAACGAGAGTTCCTGCGTGCTGCGCCTGGCCACCCAAGGCGCCAGCCTGCTGGTGCCGGGCGATCTTGGTCAGGCCCCGGAAAGGCAACTGGCGCGGGGCGGTGGTCTGGCCACGACCCTGCTGGTGGCTGGCCATCACGGCAGCAATACCTCCAGCAGCCGCGAATTCCTGGCGGCCGTGGCACCGGCATGGGTGCTCTATGGCAGCGGCTTCGCCAATCGCTATGGCTTCCCTGCCGCCCGGGTGCGCGAACGGGTGGCTGCCGCCGGCGCCCGGGAGCTGAACACGGCGGAGGCCGGGGCCATCGGTTTCGCCCTGACTGCCGCGGGGCTGGAAGGTCCCGAGCTGTATCGCGAGGCCCAACCGCGTCTCTGGTCCTGGCGGCCACGGGGCGAGAGGTAGCCGGGTTCCGGCGCCCGGCTTGGGGTATCATGCCGCCCAGTGCAAGGCGTCTCCGAGAGGTGAGTAACCCGTGTTGGAGTTGATGAGGGCCGGTGGCTGGCTGATGTGGCCCATCCTGGCCTGTTCCGTGGTCGCCATGGCCATCATTCTGGAGCGCCTCTGGAGTCTGCGCCGCCGCCGGGTCATGCCGCCGGGACTGATGGAGCTGGTCTGGCAGTGGCAGCGCGACCAGGCCCTGACCCCGGAGCGGATCCAGGCCCTGGCCCAGGGCTCGCCCCTGGGGCGGCTCCTGAGCGC from Chromatiaceae bacterium carries:
- a CDS encoding DNA internalization-related competence protein ComEC/Rec2 encodes the protein MSHPERPPGCGPLPDAPPTGWASPLSAALGFALGVCLFFVGPEPPPAWPLGLLAVAVAFLAWHWAPARPLCWLLVGLLWAQFRTCDLLCHPFPAELARADLRLEGRVASLPESKSGGTRFQFRIERAWRGEEELGFRGLVRLTWRGAPPLRVGEARALGVRLKPPHGFANPGGFDYERWLFQQGIVATGYVRDGGDLGLLDTGAGPYWIDRWRQGLSERLLGRVLEGSPAAGLVAALVLGETTEVTPAQWEVLTRTGVNHLVSISGLHVGLVAASLFFLTRWFWSRSPWLVSRLAAPRAGALGGLVAALIYSALAGFAVCTQRSLIMLGVVLVALLWSRTPRPWTGLTFALAAVLLLDPTEALSYGLWLSFGGVAALIYGLGNRLALEGLWRRWGQAQWVATLGFLPLLLLLFSRASVVSPLVNLVAIPLFGLLLPLVLIAAALLLMIGIATPLIWTAALLAWLLDGLTAISAWHWASVGIAARPDWAWVAAFGGALLLLAPRGIPGRWLGLPLLLPLGLLTPPAPPTGEAWLRLLDVGQGLSAVVRTAHHVLVFDTGPAFLGGFNTGEAVVVPYLRDQGLSRINTLVLSHGDQDHVGGFAGLAAQMPIDRILAGEPGDLADPRAEPCLAGQGWNWDGVDFAVLYPAQAGLEGNESSCVLRLATQGASLLVPGDLGQAPERQLARGGGLATTLLVAGHHGSNTSSSREFLAAVAPAWVLYGSGFANRYGFPAARVRERVAAAGARELNTAEAGAIGFALTAAGLEGPELYREAQPRLWSWRPRGER